Proteins co-encoded in one Arachis hypogaea cultivar Tifrunner chromosome 11, arahy.Tifrunner.gnm2.J5K5, whole genome shotgun sequence genomic window:
- the LOC140176017 gene encoding uncharacterized protein: protein MPSPRSKFESAREEGRPRRRRDPIIYTRQEGRRATRQDREDGRREDGEGRPRTTRRPMIMGATPFHRSILEVRLPEHFDKPTDMRYDGTQDPQEHLTAFEARMNLEGVEDEVRCRAFPVTLAGPAIRWFNSLPQGSVARFSDISRPFLAQFPTRIAKTKHPINLLGVTQRSGEPTRKYLDRFNDECLEIDGLTDSVAILCLTNGLLNEDFRKHLTTKPVWTMQEIQSVAREYINDEEVSQVVATNKRQPSYNQPRQHGGGERQKEHARDGGPGKTSRPFPPVGKFTNYTPLSAPIIEVYQQIAKKGILSKPRPLKDRTGGNKRLYCDYHKGYGHKTQDCFDLKDALEQAIWDKKLAEFSHFIREPRRRDCDREEEDKTRAVKRRHESDDNEHGLTIVNVVTARDAPSRSKSAHKKDAKVLAISSSPVRSSKRFPPISFGPEDQWFDEVAEIPPMVITARVGTGLIKWIFVDTGADSNIMFRNVFDALGLRDADLKTHQHGVVGLDDHFIKPDGIICLPISVGLGQGRRSIMVEFVVLRDSTAYNVILGRKTINDLGAVIRDLETAVACDNASLSLRKKSKEASGVFLADLDARVEDKPRPEPEGNLEKFRVGDTEEKFTFVNRNLPHDLKKPLMEMIRANGDLFSWTPADMPGIDPQLMSHHLAVKAEAKPVAQRRRKMSQERAEEVARQTAILEAGFIRELDYSTWLSNVVLVRKHNRKWRMCVDYSNLNKACPKDCYPLPNIDALVDAAAGYRYLSLMDAYSGYNQIPMHRPDEEKTAFITPGGTYCYRVMLFGLKNAGATYQRLMNKIFSDLIGKRVEAYIDDILVKTTRPDDLVGDLENVFASLRQHGMRLNPLKCAFAMEAGKFLGFMITQRGVEANPEKCEAILQMKSPGCIKDVQRLTGRLTALSRFLGASAARALPFFNLMKKGIAFEWTPV from the exons ATGCCTAGCCCACGATCGAAATTCGAGAGCGCCCGGGAGGAAGGACGCCCAAGAAGACGCCGCGACCCCATCATATACACCCGGCAGGAAGGGAGACGCGCCACCAGGCAAGACCGGGAAGACGGTCGACGGGAAGACGGCGAGGGAAGACCAAGGACAACGCGGCGACCCATGATAATGGGCGCAACCCCGTTTCATCGTTCCATCCTTGAGGTCCGGCTACCAGAGCACTTTGATAAGccgacggacatgaggtacgacggaACCCAAGACCCGCAGGAGCACcttacggccttcgaggccaggatgaacctggaggGAGTGGAAGACGAGGTAAGGTGCCGCGCTTTTCCGGTCACTCTAGCGGGACCTGCAATACGGTGGTTTAACAGCCTCCCGCAGGGCTCGGTGGCCAGGTTTTCGGACATTAGCCGCCCTTTCCTAGCCCAATTCCCTACCAGAATCGCAAAGACAAAGCACCCGATCAATTTGCTCGGGGTGACTCAGAGGTCCGGCGAGCCGACCAGAAAATATCTAGAccggttcaacgacgaatgcttggaGATCGACGGGCTAACTGATTCGGTAGCTATTCTGTGCTTGACGAATGGACTCCTGAACGAGGACTTCAGGAAGCATCTCACCACGAAGCCGGTGTGGACGATGCAGGAGATCCAGAGCGTAGCCAGGGAATATATCAACGATGAAGAAGTCAGTCAAGTCGTGGCTACCAACAAGCGGCAGCCCTCCTACAATCAACCTAGGCAGCACGGTGGCGGAGAGAGACAAAAGGAGCATGCCAGAGACGGCGGTCCAGGCAAGACGTCCAGGCCGTTTCCCCCAGTCGGGAAGTTCACCAATTATACCCCCCTCTCCGCTCCCATCATAGAAGTTTATCAGCAGATAGCCAAGAAGGGAATTTTGTCGAAGCCCCGACCTCTGAAGGACCGAACTGGAGGGAACAAGAGACTCTATTGTGATTATCATAAGGGCTATGGACATAAGACACAGGATTGTTTCGACCTCAAGGACGCGCTAGAACAAGCGATCTGGGACAAAAAACTGGCCGAATTCTCCCATTTCATCAGGGAGCCGAGAAGACGAGATTGCGACCGCGAGGAAGAGGATAAGACCCGCGCGGTGAAGCGACGTCATGAGTCAGACGACAACGAACACGGCCTTACCATAGTGAACGTGGTAACAGCAAGAGACGCACCCTCAAGGTCGAAGTCGGCACACAAAAAAGATGCCAAAGTCCTGGCGATTTCCTCATCTCCCGTGCGAAGCTCCAAGAGGTTTCCACCCATCTCGTTCGGTCCGGAAGACCAGTGGTTCGATGAGGTCGCGGAAATccctcccatggtcatcacggccagagtGGGAACTGGCCTCATCAAGTGGATCTTCGTAGACACCGGGGCTGACTCGAATATCATGTTCCGTAATGTGTTCGATGCCTTGGGTCTACGGGATGCCGACTTAAagacccaccagcacggtgttGTAGGCTTAgacgaccacttcatcaagccagatGGGATAATCTGCCTGCCAATATCCGTAGGACTAGGACAGGGGCGAAGATCGATAATGGTTGAGTTCGTGGTTCTGCGAGACTCCACGGCCTACAACGTCATCCTAGGGAGAAAGACCATCAATGATCTTGGGGCAGTGATCA GGGACTTGGAAACGGCAGTAGCTTGCGATAATGCCAGTCTCTCATTAAGGAAGAAGTCCAAGGAAGCATCGGGAGTATTCCTTGCCGACCTAGACGCTAGAGTCGAAGACAAACCCAGACCCGAGCCGGAAGGAAACTTAGAGAAATTCAGAGTCGGCGACACAGAGGAGAAGTTCACCTTCGTGAACAGAAACCTCCCACACGACCTGAAGAAACCCCTAATGGAAATGATCAGGGCTAACGGCGACCTATTTTCTTGgacgccagccgacatgccggggatAGACCCCCAACTCATGTCACACCACTTGGCCGTCAAGGCGGAGGCCAAACCAGTGGCTCAGAGGAGAAGGAAGATGTCACAAGAAagagcagaggaggtggccaggcagacggccaTCCTCGAAGCGGGATTTATACGGGAGCTCGACTACTCGACCTGGCTGTCGAATGTAGTTCTAGTGAGAAAGCACAatagaaaatggaggatgtgtgtggaTTACTccaatctcaacaaagcatgccccaaggactgctaccccctaCCCAACATTGATGCGCTCGTCGATGCGGCGGCGGGATATCGGTATCTGAGCCTTATGGATGCTTATTCtgggtacaatcagataccgatgcaccggccaGACGAGGAGAAGACAGCGTTCATAACGCCCGGGGGAACCTACTGCTACAGGGTAATGCTGTTCGGGCTGAAGAATGCGGGGGCCACctaccaaaggttgatgaataagataTTCAGCGACCTCATAGGCAAAAGGGTGGAAGCATACATCGATGACATCTTAGTAAAAACCACCCGACCTGACGACCTTGTAGGAGATCTGGAAAACGTATTCGCCTCCctccgacaacacggcatgaggctcaacccactTAAATGTGCCTTCGCCATGGAAGCAGGAAAGTTCTTGgggttcatgataacccaaaggggGGTAGAGGCCAATCCAGAAAAATGTGAAGCGAtactccagatgaagagcccgggatGCATTAAAGACGTCCAAAGGCTGACAGGGAGGCTCACCGCGCTATCACGGTTCCTAGGAGCGTCGGCTGCTAGAGCGCTACCATTTTTCAACCTTATGAAAAAGGGGATAGCGTTTGAATGGACCCCGGTGTGA